The region CACGCCATCAGCAAAAGCCGGATGCAGGTTAGAGTAGAAGTCACCAATACCGTTGCCCACGGAGGTGCTCCATGACGTAGTCGGTGTGAACTGGTTTTCAACCACCGGCAACGGGGACATTTTGACAACATCTTCTTCGCTGTTAAACAGGGAACAGCCGCTCAAAAGCGTGACGGAAAGCAGCCCTGGCAGAAGTAATTTACGCAATTGCATCGGGTCCCTCTTAGATGGACAAATTATTGATTTTCATCTGCATCATTTCACTCAGCGCAGGAGAAGCATTGTTTTTAATGCCGTTTTCCCATGCGGTGCGCGCACCTTGTTTATCGCCTTTGCTCAGCAGTGCTTCGCCACGCAGATCGGCAACAATCGCTGACCAGCTTTCCGCTTTGACAGCATCCAGCGTTTTCAGCGCAGCGTCTTGTTGCTTTTGCTGTACCTGAATGCGCGCCAGGCGCACATTGATTATCGACTTGAGATTTTCATCATTCGTCGCAGCCAGCCCTTGCTGCAGCTGAGCGGCGGCTTTATCCAGCTCGTTCTTTTCAACGTATTGCTGCGCCAGCTCCAGCGACGCCAGCGCGCCGTAGGTGTTTTTGTTGTCAGCCGCGAATTTTTCCGCCGCGGTGAACGACTCTGGTTTGTC is a window of Enterobacter sp. R4-368 DNA encoding:
- a CDS encoding YfgM family protein, with product MEIYENENDQVDAIKRFFAENGKALAVGVVLGIGALVGWRYWNGHQADTARASSQAYENAVAALSADKPESFTAAEKFAADNKNTYGALASLELAQQYVEKNELDKAAAQLQQGLAATNDENLKSIINVRLARIQVQQKQQDAALKTLDAVKAESWSAIVADLRGEALLSKGDKQGARTAWENGIKNNASPALSEMMQMKINNLSI